aagtacatttttaaaatttgagtgagATGTCTTTGACGTGATCTTGAAAGGAGTTTATGGCATTCTATCTTACCTGTATAGGATGGAAGAGGAGAATCGCGAAAACCAAGATTTTGATGATAGTCATCTGACCcacgaagaattgaaaaaagtaactgAATCAACTTTGAACGAATTACTCAAGACCAACTATGTTCTTCAAGATTTACCTCAAGATGTCACATTAGAGGAAGTCGAAGCTCAGATTGCGGTTCTTCATGGTCGTTCTATGACTGTATGCATTGCAAGGGATAATGACATTATTCCGGTGATCGTAAGTTCATTCACAGTTTACACTTATTCTCCTAATGTTTCATCTCATCTATCATTTTCCTCGTCATTTTCATTGCTACCATCATGAATATGTATTTAGGTTAAGCAGAAAAATTCGACGGTTTCTGACTTGAAACGAGCTTTCCAAAGAGCCATGACACTGAAACTCCGCAGAGAAGGTGAAAAATGTAAGATCAGTTGGAAGTATATTTGGCGTGTTAACGTATTATCTTGCGATGGTGTCAAGTTGGATTCGaacaacaaatttttagaaGAGTACGGTGTTGGAAATAAATCCAAAGTTATATTTCAGCCAAAAATCAAAGAGAAACCGTCTAAACAGTTCAGAAAGCGGTAGAATGCAATCTTCAGCTCGCATATCGTAAGGAAAATTATACTAACAATTCTAGCATTTAttgcttcaataataaattattaaaaatacatataaaaaaatcttaaaagtaCTTAACACATTTCTACTCTTGAATATGAGTCAATATTTCAGTCTGTTGTGGTCAAATTGAGATAAATTATTCGTACACAGTTGACGTTTCTTTACTACCATCTAAATCAGATGACAATGCTCCTCTTTTATGAATAACTTGTTCGACTAACTcttttgaaggttttttcaaatcataCGCCCATCCTATTTTTGCGAAGAAATCTATTCCTAATGTTGTCACATTAAACATGTAATTTCCCAACTCGGCTGCTCTGTAGTCCCAAGGAAACACATGGTGATAATTGTGATAACCTTCTCCCATCGCCATTATGCAAACTGCTAAATTTTCGGAAGGTTTAATcgttcttgaagaaaaaaatcagaataaaaatCTGGATTACCACGCTCAAATAATTAACGAAAATTGTACATACTTGTCATAAGGTTTTGATCCCCATTTATGAGCTAAACTATTCACAGACCAAGTAAAATTGAGGTTGATTACGTATCGTATGAAAACTTGCGAACAAAAAGAAATTCTCCATGTTTCATTCCATACGTAAAGTGGTACTAATACTGGTAATATGAAGcagcataaaattttgaagtacaAGAAATATCTAGGAAATAATTCTGGATTAACGTATGTTTACTTAGCATTTATGTGATATGATAATTGAGGTGTTTACTTAGTATGGAAAGTTATTAGTGGATCATTTTGTATATCGCTCATATCGACTGTTTTTCCTTTTATAGATACATCTGGATGCTTTTTCATCATCAGCCAACCGACATGTGAGAAGAAAAGACCCCTGTTGGAATTATGCGGGTCAGCGTCCGTTTCACTGAATTTATGGTGTACTCTGTGATCTCTAACCCATTCGTGTACGTCGTtctattcatttcaaaaaaattttttatataatctgaattatgtatttttaatgaatgattTCTTTTAGGCTCACTAATTTATACTACAACGTACCTGACCAGCTACTGTATAACAAAAAAGTAAGAAGATTTTCAGCGGTAATTTAGCTTTGTATGATCGATGAGCCCAAAGTCTATGAACTCCTGCTGTTATCCCAAAACCACCAACTTCGCCGACAAATATTCCTGCCATCATTTAATAAACGTTGTGCAAATTTccgatacctttttttttcacttttaaaaacattaataatttatgtacttaccccagaaaattgttaaaaatttagcTTTCGTTACGTATATAATAAATGTGTAAGCTGCTATTAAATGGAATAAGGTAATAAAGAAAACATTCAACCAAAGTATTTGCTGATGATCTGTTTTTTTAGCTTCTATGACATTATTATTTTCGTCTCTactattttctaaatttgaggattgcgtttttggttttttatgtcTATTCCATAtttcggtttcatttttttccgtATTTTTGGCTAAAACGATAAAAgcgaaataaataattatgaagtatttaaattttgtatCGCGAAAGTAATACGGGTTTAAGAAAAACTTACCTTTAACTAAATGCCAAGCTGGATTAAAAAAACTCATTATTGTCGAGATCACTTAGAAAATTACACTTGTAATACACTTAAAACAACATAGATTCCGGAAttgtttatttagaaaaaagatGAAGTGTTGATCGCGTTATTGCACTTTTTCGAATGTCTATCTGACTATTTGCacttttaaattgatgaaattttggcacACTTTGTAACGTAAAATTATGTTAATTTCGTACGACAGCGAAAGTGTATTAATAACCTATATTTTCCGGGTAAGTCTCATCGAATTAAACGGTGAAATAATTCATATTGTTTAGCTATTTATAGTATGTAATTGGATTATTAGAACATCGATGCATTCTTTATTCGCAGAAAAGtttcattcgaaaaatcaatcataaaaGATGCTCAGTTTTAGAGTTTTCGATTCTTTAaggttaggtacctctacctatacctacctaccagttCATCATCGTGATCATAATTCTTGACTAATTAGTAATTTGAGTAAATTCTGCAAGCaatgaattattaaattttataagttattttagtttgaaaaaatttagttcaAATAATAAATACAGCACTTGTTTTTTATTGTGGACCTCCATTTGTCACATTTGAAAGGTATtaacatttatatttttattttattcttgaTGATAAATTTTCGATTCATTGGCATATTCTTCAGGAACTTCAGGGATGTGGCTACCGTCGCCGTATTTATTTATCGTGTTTTGAACCAATTCGGCAGAAGGTGTCTTTGCATCGTAAACCCagccaattttttggaaaacatcgAGTAACGTTGTAGTGAAATTAAACTTATAGTTTCCCAATTCTGCAGCTTTGTAATCCCAGGGAAATACGTGGTGGTAGTTATGCCATCCTTCCCCAAGAGCAACTATAGCTACTCCTATGTTCTCTGCGGGCCTTATTCTtctacaaaacaaaacaaagtacTGAAAATAGTCTCAAGGTGACATAAAAATTCCTCGTGAAATAATTTGCGTTACGAGTATAATGTATTGCCTAATTAGCTAGAATAAGGCGAAATTGTGAAATAACTTCAAGAACAGTTTTGCTCACTTGTCATAAGGTCTTTGTCCCCAAATATGAGCAAAACTATTAACTGACCAAGTCATGTTTAAAATACACATGTAACGGACAAACACTTGCGATCCGAGAGCATATAACCAATATTCGTTCCAAAAGTAAAGCGGTGGTATGACGGGTAAtatgaaacaaaataatattttgaaaacttggaaatgcctgaaaaaaaaccatacgATCTCAAATGCAAGATAGGTATCAgataaatattcattttttttttacgttactAGGAGTAGGTATAATAGAATAtagagtaattttaaaatgaaaatatttacttattatAGAAAGCCAACAATGGATCATCTGTTATATCGCTCATATTTACACCAGCTCCTTTGCGAATCACATCTGGGTGCTTTTTTTGCATGAGCCAACcaacatgagaaaaaaagaatCCTCGTTTGGAGTTATGAGGATCGGCATCAGTTTCGCTATACCTATGATGTACTCTATGATCTCTCACCCAATCGTACAGCGAATTCTATAGAAACAACAGACAATTAACTTTCTTCCATCGAGGGTAAGTAAACCAGTACTTAAGTGTACAAGCGTATAAGTACATGGAATTTGTTCATCATTTACCATTCCTGCTACGGAATATAAAACCAACAGAATTATTTGAAGAGGTAGTTTCGCTTTATATGCTCTATGCGTCCATAATCTATGAGCTCCAGCAGTTACACCAAAACCAGCGGCAATACCAACCACAAATCCTGATTGTATTAGAATACGTATAATTAGGTGTCAGTTTGCGTTTGTGAATTAGTTTTCgcaaactagaaaaaaaattgtagcacTCACCCCAAATTATGGTTAGATAATAAACTTGACGGACACAAATGAAGAATGAAATTATCGATACAATATGGAATAATATAATTGAAATGGTATTCAACCATATGATCGGTTGCTGAGTAAATCTCGTTGATAATGCACTTTCATTATTCTTTTTGTTGAGGTCGGCTTCCTTTTCTTTCACATAATTGTCATATTCAGTTAATAAATGTTCTTTCTGATTCGGAGGCATTTCAGTCTtggaaattcttaaaaatttattacgcaTAGTTACCAAT
The sequence above is a segment of the Planococcus citri chromosome 3, ihPlaCitr1.1, whole genome shotgun sequence genome. Coding sequences within it:
- the LOC135840149 gene encoding U11/U12 small nuclear ribonucleoprotein 25 kDa protein-like, whose amino-acid sequence is MEEENRENQDFDDSHLTHEELKKVTESTLNELLKTNYVLQDLPQDVTLEEVEAQIAVLHGRSMTVCIARDNDIIPVIVKQKNSTVSDLKRAFQRAMTLKLRREGEKCKISWKYIWRVNVLSCDGVKLDSNNKFLEEYGVGNKSKVIFQPKIKEKPSKQFRKR
- the LOC135840144 gene encoding acyl-CoA Delta-9 desaturase-like; translation: MSFFNPAWHLVKAKNTEKNETEIWNRHKKPKTQSSNLENSRDENNNVIEAKKTDHQQILWLNVFFITLFHLIAAYTFIIYVTKAKFLTIFWGIFVGEVGGFGITAGVHRLWAHRSYKAKLPLKIFLLFCYTVAGQNDVHEWVRDHRVHHKFSETDADPHNSNRGLFFSHVGWLMMKKHPDVSIKGKTVDMSDIQNDPLITFHTKYFLYFKILCCFILPVLVPLYVWNETWRISFCSQVFIRYVINLNFTWSVNSLAHKWGSKPYDKTIKPSENLAVCIMAMGEGYHNYHHVFPWDYRAAELGNYMFNVTTLGIDFFAKIGWAYDLKKPSKELVEQVIHKRGALSSDLDGSKETSTVYE
- the LOC135840146 gene encoding acyl-CoA Delta-9 desaturase-like, whose translation is MPPNQKEHLLTEYDNYVKEKEADLNKKNNESALSTRFTQQPIIWLNTISIILFHIVSIISFFICVRQVYYLTIIWGFVVGIAAGFGVTAGAHRLWTHRAYKAKLPLQIILLVLYSVAGMNSLYDWVRDHRVHHRYSETDADPHNSKRGFFFSHVGWLMQKKHPDVIRKGAGVNMSDITDDPLLAFYNKHFQVFKILFCFILPVIPPLYFWNEYWLYALGSQVFVRYMCILNMTWSVNSFAHIWGQRPYDKRIRPAENIGVAIVALGEGWHNYHHVFPWDYKAAELGNYKFNFTTTLLDVFQKIGWVYDAKTPSAELVQNTINKYGDGSHIPEVPEEYANESKIYHQE